In Thermomicrobiales bacterium, one genomic interval encodes:
- a CDS encoding SH3 domain-containing protein yields MAITMTARFDQRRVTRRSFLKQLAGGAAALGAVGVLTNSTLASAGPEKLYTTSALNLRSQPSLSGSVLLVIPAGAAVGDQGEQQNGFTKVSYSGSIGWAKSDYLTGGSGDSSGSGNPNNAAYRGQAKTTSSVNMRSGAGMSYGVKLVIPAGAVVDVYDDYGYYFWLVNYNGQFGWVHDDFLIMDYDEGSDMPAYTGMGVTTATVNLRAGGGTGYEVLAVVPSGAQIELYAGPAGSWGRVRYNGQFGYIHSDYIASVL; encoded by the coding sequence ATGGCAATCACAATGACCGCACGCTTCGATCAGCGCAGAGTTACTCGGCGATCGTTTCTCAAGCAACTGGCAGGCGGCGCGGCCGCGCTTGGCGCCGTGGGTGTCCTGACCAACAGCACCCTCGCCTCGGCCGGACCCGAAAAGCTGTACACCACCTCGGCGCTCAATCTTCGCTCGCAGCCGAGTCTCTCCGGCTCGGTGCTGCTGGTCATCCCGGCCGGCGCCGCGGTGGGCGATCAGGGCGAGCAGCAGAACGGTTTCACCAAGGTCTCCTACTCCGGCAGCATCGGCTGGGCCAAGAGCGACTATCTGACTGGCGGCAGCGGCGATAGCTCCGGCAGCGGCAATCCCAACAATGCTGCCTATCGCGGCCAGGCCAAGACGACATCATCGGTCAACATGCGCTCGGGCGCGGGGATGAGCTACGGTGTGAAGCTGGTGATTCCAGCTGGCGCGGTGGTCGACGTCTACGACGATTATGGGTACTACTTCTGGCTGGTGAACTACAACGGCCAGTTCGGTTGGGTGCACGACGATTTCCTCATCATGGACTACGACGAAGGATCGGATATGCCGGCCTATACCGGTATGGGCGTCACGACCGCGACGGTGAATCTGCGCGCCGGTGGAGGCACGGGCTATGAGGTGCTGGCGGTGGTCCCGTCGGGCGCCCAGATCGAGCTTTATGCCGGACCCGCCGGCAGCTGGGGCCGGGTGCGCTACAACGGCCAATTTGGCTACATCCATAGCGACTATATCGCCAGCGTGCTGTAG